One part of the Vicia villosa cultivar HV-30 ecotype Madison, WI linkage group LG6, Vvil1.0, whole genome shotgun sequence genome encodes these proteins:
- the LOC131613505 gene encoding F-box/kelch-repeat protein At3g23880-like has protein sequence MATQPLKSNPPILFLPNELIADILSRLRVKYLMQMKCVSKSWNTLISDSMFIKMHLNQSSLNPQFSLIYSQNNDHSFVSFPVSLLWENRSINISHDPYYQLNDKSCEEIVGSCNGLVCLAGHSLNEITRCKERWLRFWNPATRAISNKLGAYYYKFKYYKFTFGYDKSTETYKVVVFGSNLKEKNIVKILSLGDNVWRSIHGIHAIPLQFYFDHEYDGVHLSCTINWMAFQSVFGGDDINEYVIISLDLSTDTFTQLMPPENYDNDGYVPNICVLMDSLCFSYEKESEIFIWQMTKFGDEKSWSHFLKFSYHNVGIDYKFGHPFILHISEDGDTLLLANNQQDSAILYNWRNNIAKKTRINNKICWFSIRNYVESLVPTC, from the coding sequence ATGGCTACCCAGCCGCTGAAATCAAATCCACCAATTCTATTTCTACCCAATGAGCTTATCGCCGATATTCTATCTCGTCTTAGGGTTAAATatctgatgcaaatgaaatgcgtCAGTAAGTCATGGAACACTCTTATCTCTGATTCTATGTTCATCAAAATGCATCTTAATCAATCATCACTAAATCCACAATTCTCACTTATATATTCGCAGAACAACGATCACAGTTTTGTATCTTTCCCTGTTAGTCTATTATGGGAAAACCGTAGCATCAATATTTCTCATGATCCTTATTACCAATTGAATGACAAGAGTTGTGAAGAGATTGTTGGTTCTTGCAATGGACTAGTATGCTTGGCAGGTCATTCTCTCAATGAGATTACTAGGTGTAAAGAAAGATGGCTTCGGTTCTGGAATCCTGCTACGAGAGCAATATCTAATAAATTAGGGgcttattattataaatttaaatattataagttCACGTTTGGTTACGATAAATCAACTGAAACTTATAAAGTGGTGGTGTTCGGTTCAAATTTGAAGGAAAAGAATATTGTGAAAATCTTGAGTTTAGGTGATAATGTTTGGAGAAGTATTCATGGCATTCATGCTATTCCTCTTCAATTCTACTTTGATCATGAGTATGATGGTGTACATTTGAGTTGCACTATTAACTGGATGGCATTTCAGAGTGTGTTTGGTGGAGATGATATTAATGAGTATGTAATAATTTCGCTTGATTTGAGCACAGACACATTCACACAGCTGATGCCCCCTGAAAATTATGACAATGATGGGTATGTACCAAATATTTGTGTGTTAATGGATTCCCTTTGTTTTTCTTATGAAAAggaaagtgaaattttcatatGGCAGATGACAAAATTCGGAGATGAAAAATCGTGGTCTCATTTCCTTAAATTTAGTTATCACAATGTTGGAATAGATTATAAATTTGGTCACCCATTTATTTTGCATATTTCTGAGGACGGTGATACACTATTATTAGCAAACAACCAACAAGACAGTGCAATTCTTTATAACTGGAGAAATAATATAGCAAAGAAAACTAGAATCAACAATAAGATATGTTGGTTCTCTATAAGGAATTATGTCGAAAGTTTAGTTCCAACGTGTTGA